Proteins encoded together in one Solanum lycopersicum chromosome 7, SLM_r2.1 window:
- the LOC101248120 gene encoding protein LIGHT-DEPENDENT SHORT HYPOCOTYLS 10-like produces MSNFDRGKELVEGSSPATPSRYESQKRRDWNTFGQYLRNQRPPVSISQCNSNHVLEFLRYLDQFGKTKVHLQGCIFYGQPEPPAPCTCPLRQAWGSLDALIGRLRAAYEENGGSPETNPFASGAIRVYLREVKECQAKARGIPYKKKKKKASESKGDDDCTSSHPFS; encoded by the coding sequence atgtcaaATTTTGATAGAGGCAAAGAATTGGTTGAGGGATCATCACCTGCAACGCCTAGTCGATATGAGTCTCAAAAACGTCGTGACTGGAATACGTTTGGTCAGTACCTAAGGAATCAAAGACCACCCGTTTCCATTTCCCAATGCAATAGCAACCACGTGTTGGAGTTCCTTAGGTACCTAGACCAATTTGGGAAGACTAAGGTTCATTTGCAAGGTTGTATCTTTTATGGTCAACCCGAGCCCCCGGCTCCCTGTACTTGTCCGTTAAGACAAGCCTGGGGGAGCCTGGATGCTCTCATCGGGCGGCTCAGAGCCGCCTATGAGGAGAACGGTGGCTCCCCCGAGACAAACCCTTTCGCGAGCGGCGCGATTAGGGTGTATCTAAGGGAAGTGAAAGAGTGTCAAGCAAAAGCAAGAGGAATTCCgtacaagaagaaaaagaagaaggctAGTGAGAGCAAAGGAGATGATGATTGCACTTCTTCTCACCCATTTTCTTGA